GGCCGAGCGCCGCTGCGACGTCCGCGCGACCCGCCTCCGCCCCGCGGGACAGATCGGCGAGCAGCCGCACCCGCCACGACCGCGTGCGCGTCGCCGCCGCGGCGACGCGGTCGGCCCCGACCGTGCGCCCCTCCATCATGAACACCGCGTCGTCGACGACCTCTTCGAGCTCGGACAGCACGTGGCTGGAGATGAGGATCGTGCGGCCTTCGGTGGCGAGGCGTCGCAGCAGAACCCGCAACGCGATGCGCGCCTGCGGATCGAGGCCCGAGGCCGGTTCGTCGAGCAGCAGCACGCGCGGGTCGTGCACGAGGGCCCGCGCGAGGGCGAGGCGCTGCTTCTGTCCGCGCGACAGCACGCGCGCCGCGGACCGCGCCAGAGGGGTCAGGTCGACGAGCTCGAGCAGTTCGTCGGCGCGCGTGCGCGCGGCCTCCCGGGGAAGGTCGTACAGCTGAGCCGTCGCGACGAGGACCTCGCGCGCGGTGAGGCTCGGCCACGCGCCCAGGGAGTCCGGCATCCACCCCAGAAGTCGGCGCGCACCCGCGGGGTCGGCGATCGGATCGACACCGCCGATCCGCATCTGCCCGGCGTCGGGCTGCAGCAGTGACGCGAGCATGAGCATCAGCGTCGTCTTGCCCGAGCCGTTCGGGCCGACGAGCCCCGTGACCCGCCCCGGCGCGGCCGTGAACGTCACGTCCGTGACCGCCTGAACGGCCCCGAACGAGCGCCGCACCCCCGCTGCGTCGATCCCCACATCCATGGCCCCACCCTAGAGGGGCCCTCCGACATCGCCTCGGGATCGCGGTTCCCCACGCCGCGAGCGCCCGAGAGTCTGGCTGGAGAAAAGGAGATTCAGGATGCCGCGAGCGCGCGGCCGAGGGCATCGCCCGACGTCCACGCGGTGCGCACCGCGGAGCTCTCCCCCCACGCGTCCCCGCAGGCGGACAGGCCGGGCGAGCGGAAGAACGGCCGGCCCGTCGTCGCGGCCGGACGCGCGAACGTCCACCGGTGCGCGAGAGCGGAGGCGGGTTCCGCGTCGATCCGCAGGAGCCGACGCGTGGCGGCCACCACCGGAGCGATCGCCTCGTCGGGGGCATCGAGGTGCTGCCGCGCGCGGTCGGCCGTCGTGTGCACGACGAGCACCGGCGCCCCGTCGCCGCGCCGGTCGCCGTCGTCGGCGAGGAACGACACGTCGGCGTCGCCGTCCGCGAAGGCGCCGTGCAGGTCGGCCGGCCACCGCCGCTCGTCCCACCGCAGCACGACGGCGATCACCGGTTCCCAGGCTGCCCCTTCCCCGAAGGGGACATCGGCGAGGCGGGCCGCCTGCGGCTCCGGCATCGCCAGCACCACCTCGCCCGCGGGCTCGCCGTCCACGACGGACGGCTCGACCCGCGTCACGGTCCGCTCGGACACGACGTCGAGTCCGTCGGCGAGATCGAGGGCGAGCGAGCGCGACCCGAGCGGCGCGGCCCACCTCATCGGCCCGGGCTTCGTCGACGGGTTCCCGTCCGCATCGACGACGACGAAGGTGTCGGTCCAGGGTCGAGCGAGGTCCCGCTCCTCCCAGTCGGCGACCACATGCCCGAACCGTTCCGCCTCGCCGACGACGAAGTACGACGCTCCCAGGTCGACCGGACGCCCCTCGATCGTTCGGCTCGACAGACGCCCGCCCACCCGGCGCCCGCGATCCAGAACGCGCACCGTCTTCCCGGCATCCTGAATCGCCCGCGCGCACGCGAGCCCGGAGATTCCCCCGCCGACGACCGTCACGTCCACTGTCATCCCGTCATCCTCGCGCGGCGGGCACGACACCGGGCCGGGGTTGCGGTCCGTCGCTCAGCCCGCGAAGACCTCGACACCGAGGTCGGGATGATCGACGAAGACCCCGTCGAGCCGCGCTTCGCGGAGCACCGCCCACTCGGCGCGGAAATCACCGAACACGGCACGGCCCCCGTGTCGGCGATACCCCGGGAGGAGGAAGGTATTCTCCGGGCGGCATGTCCACGTGAAGACGCGCAGACCGCGTGCCTGCGCCTCCGCGACGAAGCGGGCGGGGCCACGCGCCCGCCCCAGACGCCCGGGGTTCAGAATGAGCCTCTTGTCGGGGCTGATGCCGTCGACCTCGCGGGCGAGGGCATCCAGACCGGCGGGCGTGAGCATCGACGCGTAGGTCGCGGCATCCGTCCCGTCGCGCTCCCGCAGGTCCCACGGCACGCCGTCCGACTCGATGAGTTGGACGAGGGGAGCCCGGATGCCGAGATCCCGCAGTCGTGCCAGCACCAGAGGCTCGAACGACTCGATGACCAGCGCGGGGTCGTCGAGCCAGTCGGCCGCGCGGAGCTCGTCCCGCACGAGCGCGGCCATATCGAAGCCCTGGGCGGCGAAGGTCGCCGCGTGCTTGATCTCCAGGACGACCCCGACGCCCCCGGCCCGGGCGAGGTCGAGGACATCGCGGAGACGCAGGACCTGCTCGGTGTCGTCGAACGCGGCGCTCCGCGGGCGGAGGGCCGGAATGCGTTCGCGGCAGCGGAGGGTGCGGAGCTCGTCCCCGGTGAAGTCCTCGACGAACCACCCGGTCAGCCGCTCGCCGTCCACGACCTTCGAGGTGCGGCGCGCGGCGAATTCGGGGCGCGTCGAGACATCCGTGGTCGCGCCGATCTCGTTCTCATGACGGACGACCAGGACGCCGTCCTTCGCGGGCACGACGTCGGGTTCGACGGCATCCACTCCCGAGGCGATCGCGAGTGCATAGGAACTCGCCGAGTGCTCGGGACGGTATCCGGGAGCCCCTCGGTGACCGATGATGAGCGGGCGGTTGAGTGGCACCCGCCCACGGTAGCGACGACGGGTGAACGACTCTCTCGCTCATAGCAGAATCTCAGTCATCACAAGGACTCTCGCACCCTGCTCGGCTAGTGTTGTCTGACAGCACGGTGCTGTGATGACCATCATTTGGAGTGTGAGTCCCCGTGGCCCTCAACAACCCGGCATTCAATACCCCGGCGTTCCAGGACCCTCGTGCCGGCGCCCAGACCCGTTACAGCCCTCCCGCGGCCCCCGCCGCCGGCGCTGCGGCCGCTGCTGAGGCGGCCAACCTCGAGGGCATGTACACCGCCCCCGCGGCGGGTGCCGTCGAAACCGATCGCATGACGATCGAAGACACCGTTTTCAAGACGCTCGCTCTGTTCGGCGTGCTCGTCGTCGGCGCCGTCGTCGGCTGGATCTGGTCGATGGCCGGCGTCAGCGTCGCGAACCCCAGCCCCAGCGCCGCCCCGATGATCGTCGGTGGCCTCGTCGGCTTCGTGCTCGCGATGGTCGCGATCTTCAAGAAGAAGCCCTCCGTCCCCGTCTTCCTCGCCTACGCGGCGTTCGAGGGGCTGTTCGTCGGCGGTATCTCGGCGTTCTTCGAGTTCATCTACCCCGGCATCGTCATCCAGGCAACGCTCGCGACCCTCTCGGTCGTCGGCGTGACCCTCGCCCTGTTCGCCAGCGGCAAGGTGCGCGCCTCGGCCCGCGCGACGAAGATCTTCCTGATCGCCATGGTCGGCTACATGGTCTTCGGCCTCCTCAACATCGTCCTGATGCTGTTCAACGCCCCGATCGCCGGTGGCGCGTTCGGCATGTACAGCACCATCAAGATCCTCGGCATCCCGCTCGGCGTGATCATCGGTGTCGTGGTGGTCATCATGGCCGCGTACTCGCTCGTGCTCGACTTCGATCAGATCCAGCGCGGCGTGCGCAACGGCGCGGCTCGTGTCTACGGCTGGGTCGGCGCCTTCGGCATCATGGTCACCGTCGTGTGGCTGTACGTCGAGATCCTGCGCCTGATCGCGATCCTGCGCGGCAACAACTAACCACCCTCGTTCGAAGGGCCGTCCCGCTTCGGGGCGGCCCTTCGTCGTTCCCCTGCGCGGCCCGCGGCGCCCGCTCCCCCGGTTGAGTGTCCAGAACACCCGGAGACTTCGAGAATTCGTCCGGGTGTTTTGGACGCTCAACCCCCAACGGGCGACCCGCGCGGCACCCCGCAACCGGGCCAGAACCCGGCCCTGGCCCCGGGACGCAAGGGGCAGTGCTCGCGCGCGACGCCGGGCTAGCCTCGCGCCATGAGCCCCGCGAAGACTCCCCCTGAGATCCTCGACATCGACGGCCACGAGGTGCGCGTCACCAGCCCCGACCGGGTCGTGTTCGCCGAGCCCGGCCTCACGAAGCTCGACCTCGTGCGGTACTACCTCGCCGTCGCCGAGGGAGCCCTGCGCGGCGCCGGCGGGCGCCCCATGGTGCTCAAGCGCTTCTCGAAAGGCCTCGACCAGGAGCCGTTCTTCCAGAAACGCGTCCCCGAGAACCATCCCGCCTTCATCGACACCGCAACCCTGCATTACGCCTCCGGCACCTCCGCCGAAGAGACGGTGATCCGGGATGCCGCGGGCCTGGCGTGGGTCGTCAACCTCGGCTGCCTCGACCTCAACCCGCACCCCGTCCGCGCGGAGGACCTCGACCACCCCGACGAGCTGCGCGTCGACCTCGACCCCATGCCCGGTGTCGACTGGGCGCAGATCGTCGACGTCGCCTTCATCGCGAGGGACGTGCTCGAGGACCACGGGCTCGTCGGGTGGCCGAAGACCTCCGGCTCCCGCGGCCTCCACATCCTCGTGCGCATCCGCCCCGAGTGGGACTACGCCGACGTGCGCCTCGCCGCCGAGACCCTCGCCCGCGAGGTGGAGAACCGCGCGCCCGGGCTCGCCACCGCCCGCTGGTGGAAAGAGGAGCAGGGCGAGAGCGTGTTCGTCGACTTCAACCAGAACGCCAAGGACCGCACGGTCGCCTCGGCGTACTCGATCCGCGCGCTCCCCGGTGCCCGCGTCTCGACGCCGCTCACGTGGGACGAGGTCCGCGACCGCCGCCCCGAGGAGTTCACCGTCCTGGCGGTCCCCGAACGCTTCCGCGCCATCGGCGACCCGCACGCCGGCATCGACGACGCCGCGGGCTCCCTCGACGCCCTCCTGGCTCTCGCGAAGGAGCTCGGCCCGGCGGAGAAGCCCCCGCGCGGATCCGACGGCTCGGGCCGCCGCGCCTCCACCATGCCGCTCATCGAGGTCGCGCGCACCAAGACGAAGCCGGAGGCGCTCGACGCCCTCGAGACCTGGAAGAAGCGGCATCCGGACGCGACAGCCGCGCTGCACCCCGCCGACGTCATGGTCGACGGCATGCGCGGGTCGAGCTCGCTCTGGTACCGCGTCCGCGTGAACCTGCAGCACGTCCCGGATGCCGAGCGCCCCGCGCAGGAGGAGTTGATCGCCGACTACGACCCCTGGGCGGGTCGCTCCGCGTCCTGATCCGAGGTCAAGGAGGCCACGATGTGACGCATTCCGTAGGCGAAGGCGTCGTCGAGGTCACCCCCGAGACGGAAGGCGCCCGTCAACTCCATCGTGATGAACCCCACCGCCCACGAGGTGAGCAGCCGCGCCGCGTCGAGCGCGCGCTCGGGGCCGACGACGGCCGAGGTCGCGCGGAGCACGGGCTCGCTCGTCGCCGCAAGACGCTCGGGGTCGATCGACGACGCGAACAGCAGGCGGAACGCTTCCGGCCGCTCCTGACCGAAGCGGCGGAAGACGGTGAGGAGTTCGCCGAGGTCGCCCCCGGCATCCGTCAGTCGACGAGTCAGCTCGTCCGCGGTGGCGATCCCGACGAGACCGAGAAGCGCCTCCCGGTCGCGTACGCGCTTGTACAGCGAGGGCGCCTTGACCCCGACGGCCGCCGCAACCGCCTGCATCGTGACGGCGGCCGGACCACCGCTCTCGAGCAGACGAGCCGCCTGCGCGACGATCTCCGCGAGCGACGTTCGTTCTGGTGTCGGCATCGGGCCTCCTCATGGCTACACAGATAAGCTATCATGGCTATTACTCGTAGCCATGCCGCGAAAGGCCACCCCATGCGACTCGCCCCCTCCCTCCACCGCCTCGGCAACGACATCGTCGCCTCCTACCTGATCGCCACCCCCGCCGGCATCACGCTCGTCGACGCCGGCCTCCCCGGCATGTATGCCGATCTCAGACGAGAACTGGATGCCATCGGCCGCCCGCTCGACGACATCCGCGGGGTGATCCTGACCCACGGCGACAGCGACCACGTGGGCTTCGCCGAGCGCCTCCGCCGGGACCACGGCATCCCGGTCTTCATCCACGCCGCTGACGCGGATCGCGCTCAGGGCGGCGACAAACCGAAGAACCCCGTCGGCCCGATGCGGATCGGGCCGCTGGTGAGCTTCGCCGCGTTCGGCATCCGCAAGGGCATGCGTCCGCAGTGGCTGACCGAGGTCGTGAGTATCGACGGCGACACGACGCTCGACCTCCCGGGCGCGCCCCGGGTGATCTCGATGCCCGGGCACTCACCGGGCAGCGTGGCCGTCTTCTCTCCCGAGGTCCGCGCCGTCTTCGTCGGAGACGCCCTGACGACCCGTCACGTGCTCACCGGCCGGACCGGCCCCGGGCCCGCCCCCTTCACCGACGACCCGGCCGAAGCCCTGAGGTCTCTGGCGCGCATCGCCGATCTGGATGCCGACTGGGTCCTCCCCGGCCACGGGCCGGCGTTCCGCGACTCTCCGGCCGCAGCCGTGCGCGCGGTCCGCGAGGCCGCGGGCGCCTGAGCTCAGCGGCGACGGGGACGCGACAGGGCTTCGGCGCACGCCGCCACCAACGTCCTCATCGCTCGCGCGGGACTCAGGGTCGCCGCCGCGTCCACGGCCTCCGTCGACAGGCGCTCCCGCATCTCGGCATCCGTCAGCACCCGGACGAGGGCGGCGACGAGCGCGTCCTCGTCACCGTCCGGGACCAGGATGCCGCCACCGGCGGCCAGCATGTCGCGCGGTCCGTAGCGGATGTCGTAGGCCACCACGGGGGTGCCGTGCGCGAGGGCTTCGGCGAGGGCGAGCCCCTGTCCCTCGAACGCCGAGGTCGTCAGGTACACCGCGGCGTGATCGAGCACGGCCCCGGGATCGTTCGTGAGACCCGGGAGGGAGACGGCATCCGTCAGTCCGAGCTCGGCGATCAGCGTCTCGAGGTCGCCCCTCTGGGCGCCGGCTCCCCAGAGTTCGAGTCGCGCCGCGGGGACCTCGGCGACGACCCGGGCGAAGGCGCGGATGGCCGCGGGGAGACGCTTGCCGGGGGCCAGGCGCCCGAGCACCACGACGCGGCCGGGGTCGCGGTCCGCCGCAGCGACGACCGCATCCGGCGCGCGAACGGCGTGCGGAGCGACGAGGTCGTTCGCGGCGGTCCCGAAGCGCTCCCGGACGTCATCGCGCTGCTGCACCGTGGGCCACAGCACCGCGTCGAAGCGCGGGGAGATGTCGAACCAGCGCCGCCAGAGGGGGTTGAGGGCGGAGTCTGCGCGATAGGGAGCTTCGAGGTGGATCGTGTGGACCGTGTGCAGGATGCGCACGCCATCATCGCCCCACCCGACGATCAGCTCGCCGAGCTGCCGCGACTCGCAGATGACGACGAGGGGCCGGGGGTTCTCCGCGCGCAGCTGCGCGCCGACGTGTGTGAGCCACGCGCGGTAGAGCGCCCCGAATCCGGCGATGACCCCGACGGGCTCGCCCGCGGCATCCCGGATCACGATCGGCGCGGCCGTCAGGTGCCAGTCCGGGTCGATGACGTTCGGCAGCGACACCGCGCCACCGGCGACGTCGCGGTACTCCAGCGCGGGATCGGCGTAGCCCGGCGCGGCCGCCGCCCGCAGCCACTCCGCGGCCCCGCCGTCGGCATCCACCGCGTCGTCGAAGAGATTGCGGAAGACCTCGGATGCCGCGACCGCCCCGCGCTCGACGAAGGTCGCGCGGTGCTGGGCGTGCGCGTCGGGGCTCCCCGGATCGACGGTCAGAAGAAGCGGTTGCGCCCCCGCCTCGGTCATCTGCCGCGCACGCGCGAGGGTCGAGATCGTGTAGCCCCCGTCGAGGTCGGGGATGAGCCTGCTCGACAGAATCAGGTACCAGGCGTCGGGGAAGTCGATCACGCCCCCATCCTCCCCCGGCTTCCCGGCACCCGCGTACCCGGGTTCGGGGCGTGTCCCTCCCTTCGGGGCGCGCCCATCCCCGCCCCGACCGCCGATCCGCGCCCCCAGGCGGGCGCCCCGACCAACGCGCGCAGCAAAAACGCCGCCGCCCCGAGGACGACGGCGTCTTGCCGTGTGAGTGGCCGAAGGCTCACTCCCACTCGATGGTCCCCGGGGGCTTCGACGTCACGTCGAGCACGACGCGGTTGACGTCCTTCACCTCGTTGGTGATGCGGTTGGAGATCTTCGACAGCACGTCGTACGGCAGGCGCGTCCAATCGGCCGTCATCGCGTCTTCGGAGGAGACGGGACGCAGCACGATCGGGTGGCCGTAGGTCCGGCCGTCGCCCTGCACGCCCACCGAGCGCACGTCGGCGAGCAGCACGACGGGGCACTGCCAGATCTCGTCGTCGAGGCCCGCCTTGGTCAGCTCGGCGCGGGCGATGGCGTCGGCCGCACGCAGGATCTCGAGACGGTCAGCGGTGACCTCACCCACGATGCGGATGCCAAGACCGGGCCCCGGAAAGGGCTGGCGGCCGACGATCGCCTCGGGCAGCCCCAGCTCGCGACCGATCGCGCGCACCTCGTCTTTGAAGAGGGTGCGCAGCGGCTCGACGAGCTCGAACTGCAGGTCTTCGGGCAGGCCGCCGACGTTGTGGTGGCTCTTGATGTTCGCAGTGCCGGTACCGCCACCCGACTCGACGACGTCGGGGTAGAGCGTGCCCTGCACGAGGAAGCGCACCTGCTCGCCCTCGGCCTTGGCCTCGGCGACGAGGTCGGCCTGCACCTTCTCGAACGCGCGGATGAACTCGCGACCGATGATCTTGCGCTTCTGCTCGGGGTCGCTGACCCCGGCGAGGGCGTTCAGGAACGTCTCGCGCGCGTCGACCGTGATGAGCTTCACGCCGGTCGAGGCGACGTAGTCGTTCTCGACCTGCTCGCGCTCGCCCTGACGGAGCAGACCGTGGTCGACGAAGACGGCGATCAGCTGGTCGCCGACGGCCTCGTGCACGAGGGCGGTCGACACCGCGGAGTCGACCCCGCCGGACAGCGCCGAGATGACGCGCGAGGTGCCGACCTGCTGGCGGATGCGCTCGACCTGCTCGGCGATGACGTTGCCGCTGTTCCAGTCGGCGGGAAGACCCGCGGCCTTGTGGAGGAAGTTCTCGAGCACGTGCTGGCCGTGGTCGGAGTGCTTGACCTCGGGATGCCACTGCACGCCGTACATGCGGCGCGCGTCGCTCGCGAATGCGGCGACCGGCGTGTGCGCGGTCCGCGCGAGCACCTCGAAGCCCTCCGGGGCACGCGACACCTGATCGCCGTGGCTCATCCAGACGTTCTGCTCGACCGGCTGCCCCTCGAGCAGGGTGCCCTCGGTCACGATCGTGGCATCCGTCGCGCCGTACTCACGGAGTCCCGTGTTCGCGACCTCGCCACCGAGAGCCTTGGCCATCACCTGGAAGCCGTAGCAGATGCCGAGCGTCGGCACGTCGAGGTCGAAGACGCCGGCGTCGAGGCTGGGGGCACCCTCCTCGTACACCGACGACGGCCCACCCGAAAGGATGATGCCCACGGGGTTCTTGGCCGCGATCTCGTCCGCCGAGGCGGTGTGCGGCACGATCTCGCTGTACACGCCCGCTTCGCGGACGCGGCGGGCGATCAGCTGCGCGTACTGGGCGCCGAAATCGACGACGAGGACGGGGCGCTGGGACGTTTCGGTCTGTTCGGTCACCGGTTGCCTTCCGGGGCGGGAACGGGAGCGGATGCCTGGGCGGCTTCGCGCTCGGCGAGATAGGCGCGCACGCCGCGGGCGGTGCGCACCTCGAGGATGAAGGAGAGGAACGGGACGACGCCGCCGAGAGCGAGGAACACGAAGCGGCGGAACGGCCAGCGCATCAGGCTCCAGACGCGGAAGCACGAGATGAGGTACACGACGTAGAACCAGCCGTGGACGACCAGGATCGCCAGCGAGACGTTGACGCCGTCACCGGTCGAGATCATCTCGCAGCCGTCGCCACCGGGGATGAAGAGCGAGAACCACTGGCATCCGGGGCCGGCGATGGCATCCGCGAACCACAGGAACCCGCCGGATCCGCCCAGGAACAGCTCCACGTGGATGGGCGTGTACTTCAGGATCATCTCGGCGACCAGCAGCAGGAGGCCGATACCGGTGATGATCGAGCAGATCTGGTAGAACTTCAGGGCTCCGCGGATCGCCGGGAAGGAGGCGAGTTTCGGGGGACGCGGCATGCGCCAAGTCTAGTCGCGAGGAACCGGCGGCCCCGCCGCCTGCGCCTCTTCCTGGGCGTCTTCGAGGTCTTCGACCTCCTTCTCCCACGCGTCGCGTGCGAGTCGGTACCAGAGGTACAGCGCGAAGCCCGCGAAGATCGCCCATTCGGCCGCGTAGAAGATGTTGAGCCAGTTCACGCGAGAGCGTTCGTCCGGGGCCGGGGACGCGATCGGATCCAGCGGCCCGATCGCCGTCTGCGAGGCCACGTACTGCCGGTACACCGCGACGCCGTCGACGTCGTGCCAGCGTCCGAGCAGCATCGCCGGCGACATGCGCGTCAGGGTCTGCGGGTCGGCCCCGGCATCCGGGCGCGAGGGTCCCTCGTCGGAGATCAGCCGGCCGGTGACGTCGACCTGCGCGGTGGGGTCGGCCTCGGCCGCCGCGCGCATCTCGTCGGCGGCCGCGTCGGCTCGATCGAGCGTCGCCGCCCAGCCGAGGGCGACGGCGATCGAGGCCGGCTTTCCCGCCTCGTCGATGCGCAGCTGCCCCGTCACCCAGTAGCCTTCGACGTCGTCGTTGTAGCGGGACGAGACGACGATGAAGTCGGACGGGATCCAGCGCCCGCTCGTCTCGACGCGCTGGCCGACCAGCGGTTCCGCGAGGTACGCACCGGGTTGGACCACCTCGTCGAGGGGACGGACCACCTCGGTCATCCCGGGCTCCGACGGAGCGGTGTCGACGGCGCGACCGAGCTGCCACTGCCCGAGCCACGCGAGGACTCCCGCGACCACGAGGGAGAACGCCAGCAGCGCGAGCCACCGCGGGCGCAGCATGACCTCGCGCAGCGTCGGCGGGAAGACCTCGGGGATCTCCGGGGCGATGGCGGGCGACGAGGTCACGCGGTCTCCGGCATCAGTGTCCGTACGGGGCCACGACGACCTCGACGCGCTGGAACTCCTTGAGGTCGGAATAGCCGGTCGTGGCCATCGACTTCTTCAGGGCGCCGATCAGGTTGGCGGTTCCGTCCGCGACGGGCGCCGGACCGTAGAGCACCTGCTCGAGCGGGCCGACCCGGTCGACGGCGACGCGACGACCGCGGGGCAGCTTGGCGTGGTGGGCCTCCGGCCCCCAGTGGAAGCCGCGGCCGGGAGCATCGGTCGCCCGGGCGAGGGCGACGCCGAGCATGACGGCATCCGCGCCCATGGCGAGGGCCTTCACGATGTCGCCCGACGTGCCGACGCCGCCATCGGCGATGACGTGCACGTAGCGTCCGCCGGACTCGTCGAGGTAGTCGCGGCGCGCACCGGCGACATCGGCGACGGCGGTGGCCATCGGGGCATGCAGGCCCAGGGTCGCGCGCGTGGTCGACGCGGCTCCCCCGCCGAAGCCGACGAGCACGCCGGCGGCCCCCGTGCGCATGAGGTGCAGGGCGGCGGTGTAGGTCGCGGCCCCGCCGACGATGACGGGAACGTCGAGGTCGTAGATGAACTTCTTGAGGTTGAGCGGCTCCGCGACCTTCGACACGTGCTCGGCCGACACGGTGGTGCCGCGGATGACGAACAGGTCGACGCCGGCGGCGACGACGGTCTCGTACAGGTCCTGCGTGCGCTGCGGCGTGAGGGCTCCGGCCACGGTCACACCGGCGGCGCGGACCTCGGCGAGACGGTCGCGCACGAGTTCGGGCTTGATCGGCTCGGAGTAGAGCTGCTGCATACGACGGGTGGCATCGGCATCCGGCAGAGTGGCGATCTCGGCCAGGAGGGGCTCGGGGTCGTCGTACCGCGTCCAGAGGCCCTCGAGGTCGAGCACGCCCAGGCCGCCGAGGCGACCGAGCTCGATCGCGGTGCGGGGGCTGACGACGGAGTCCATCGGCGCGCCGAGCACCGGGATCTCGAACGAGAAGGCGTCGATGCTCCAGGTCGTCGACACGTCCTCGGGGTTGCGCGTGCGCCGAGACGGCACGACCGCGATGTCGTCGAAGGTGTACGCGCGGCGGGCGCGCTTGGCGCGGCCGAGGTCGATCTCCATGGTCACCCGCCCAGCCTACCCGCGACCTTCGACACCGCCGTCGGTCGGGGAGGAGGTCGCGGGCGCGACGGGGGCGTCGGCGCCGCGCAGCCGACGCGTCAGAGGACCATCCAGGGCGAAGAGGAGGAAGGCGAGCGAGCCGACCCACGGGCTGAGCGCCACGGCTCCGGCGCTGATCACGACCGCGCTGAGACCGGCCCGCCCCAACCGCCGGGCATCGTCAGGGGTCAGGTCGACGGTCGCGCCCGATCGCACGGCCCAGACCCACTGGAGCCAGCCCACCACGATCGCGAGGAAGAAGTTGATGGGCAGCAGGATCCGTCCGAGCAGAAGGTCGTCGTACGACGTGTTCAGCGAGGAGGTGAACGGCACCAGCACGACCAGGAGCAGGCGGGCGTTGTTCAGCCACATCCCGGTGTCGTCGATGCGGACGATCCATTCGAACTGCCGTACGTGCGTCATCCACATCACGCAGAGGATGAGGAAGCTGATGACGAACGAGAACACCGGATGCGCCAGCGCGAGGAGGCCCTCGGCGAGGTCGTCGTTCGTGCGCACCGTTCCCAGCGACTGGTCGGTGAGCCCCAGGACGAGGAGCGTGGCCGCGATCGCGAACACCCCGTCGGTGAACGCCTCGGTGCGCCGCGCCGAGA
This portion of the Microbacterium testaceum StLB037 genome encodes:
- a CDS encoding NAD(P)/FAD-dependent oxidoreductase, yielding MTVDVTVVGGGISGLACARAIQDAGKTVRVLDRGRRVGGRLSSRTIEGRPVDLGASYFVVGEAERFGHVVADWEERDLARPWTDTFVVVDADGNPSTKPGPMRWAAPLGSRSLALDLADGLDVVSERTVTRVEPSVVDGEPAGEVVLAMPEPQAARLADVPFGEGAAWEPVIAVVLRWDERRWPADLHGAFADGDADVSFLADDGDRRGDGAPVLVVHTTADRARQHLDAPDEAIAPVVAATRRLLRIDAEPASALAHRWTFARPAATTGRPFFRSPGLSACGDAWGESSAVRTAWTSGDALGRALAAS
- a CDS encoding MBL fold metallo-hydrolase, translated to MRLAPSLHRLGNDIVASYLIATPAGITLVDAGLPGMYADLRRELDAIGRPLDDIRGVILTHGDSDHVGFAERLRRDHGIPVFIHAADADRAQGGDKPKNPVGPMRIGPLVSFAAFGIRKGMRPQWLTEVVSIDGDTTLDLPGAPRVISMPGHSPGSVAVFSPEVRAVFVGDALTTRHVLTGRTGPGPAPFTDDPAEALRSLARIADLDADWVLPGHGPAFRDSPAAAVRAVREAAGA
- a CDS encoding glycosyltransferase; this translates as MIDFPDAWYLILSSRLIPDLDGGYTISTLARARQMTEAGAQPLLLTVDPGSPDAHAQHRATFVERGAVAASEVFRNLFDDAVDADGGAAEWLRAAAAPGYADPALEYRDVAGGAVSLPNVIDPDWHLTAAPIVIRDAAGEPVGVIAGFGALYRAWLTHVGAQLRAENPRPLVVICESRQLGELIVGWGDDGVRILHTVHTIHLEAPYRADSALNPLWRRWFDISPRFDAVLWPTVQQRDDVRERFGTAANDLVAPHAVRAPDAVVAAADRDPGRVVVLGRLAPGKRLPAAIRAFARVVAEVPAARLELWGAGAQRGDLETLIAELGLTDAVSLPGLTNDPGAVLDHAAVYLTTSAFEGQGLALAEALAHGTPVVAYDIRYGPRDMLAAGGGILVPDGDEDALVAALVRVLTDAEMRERLSTEAVDAAATLSPARAMRTLVAACAEALSRPRRR
- a CDS encoding ABC transporter ATP-binding protein gives rise to the protein MDVGIDAAGVRRSFGAVQAVTDVTFTAAPGRVTGLVGPNGSGKTTLMLMLASLLQPDAGQMRIGGVDPIADPAGARRLLGWMPDSLGAWPSLTAREVLVATAQLYDLPREAARTRADELLELVDLTPLARSAARVLSRGQKQRLALARALVHDPRVLLLDEPASGLDPQARIALRVLLRRLATEGRTILISSHVLSELEEVVDDAVFMMEGRTVGADRVAAAATRTRSWRVRLLADLSRGAEAGRADVAAALGRAPDEIGVDRRDLLVPFADEAGAVAGLRALVGAGVPVVEFAPAVGDLEHAFLDLRVGPGGEGSPA
- a CDS encoding glycerophosphodiester phosphodiesterase family protein, which encodes MPLNRPLIIGHRGAPGYRPEHSASSYALAIASGVDAVEPDVVPAKDGVLVVRHENEIGATTDVSTRPEFAARRTSKVVDGERLTGWFVEDFTGDELRTLRCRERIPALRPRSAAFDDTEQVLRLRDVLDLARAGGVGVVLEIKHAATFAAQGFDMAALVRDELRAADWLDDPALVIESFEPLVLARLRDLGIRAPLVQLIESDGVPWDLRERDGTDAATYASMLTPAGLDALAREVDGISPDKRLILNPGRLGRARGPARFVAEAQARGLRVFTWTCRPENTFLLPGYRRHGGRAVFGDFRAEWAVLREARLDGVFVDHPDLGVEVFAG
- a CDS encoding Bax inhibitor-1/YccA family membrane protein; translated protein: MALNNPAFNTPAFQDPRAGAQTRYSPPAAPAAGAAAAAEAANLEGMYTAPAAGAVETDRMTIEDTVFKTLALFGVLVVGAVVGWIWSMAGVSVANPSPSAAPMIVGGLVGFVLAMVAIFKKKPSVPVFLAYAAFEGLFVGGISAFFEFIYPGIVIQATLATLSVVGVTLALFASGKVRASARATKIFLIAMVGYMVFGLLNIVLMLFNAPIAGGAFGMYSTIKILGIPLGVIIGVVVVIMAAYSLVLDFDQIQRGVRNGAARVYGWVGAFGIMVTVVWLYVEILRLIAILRGNN
- a CDS encoding TetR-like C-terminal domain-containing protein → MPTPERTSLAEIVAQAARLLESGGPAAVTMQAVAAAVGVKAPSLYKRVRDREALLGLVGIATADELTRRLTDAGGDLGELLTVFRRFGQERPEAFRLLFASSIDPERLAATSEPVLRATSAVVGPERALDAARLLTSWAVGFITMELTGAFRLGGDLDDAFAYGMRHIVASLTSDQDAERPAQGS
- the ligD gene encoding non-homologous end-joining DNA ligase, producing the protein MSPAKTPPEILDIDGHEVRVTSPDRVVFAEPGLTKLDLVRYYLAVAEGALRGAGGRPMVLKRFSKGLDQEPFFQKRVPENHPAFIDTATLHYASGTSAEETVIRDAAGLAWVVNLGCLDLNPHPVRAEDLDHPDELRVDLDPMPGVDWAQIVDVAFIARDVLEDHGLVGWPKTSGSRGLHILVRIRPEWDYADVRLAAETLAREVENRAPGLATARWWKEEQGESVFVDFNQNAKDRTVASAYSIRALPGARVSTPLTWDEVRDRRPEEFTVLAVPERFRAIGDPHAGIDDAAGSLDALLALAKELGPAEKPPRGSDGSGRRASTMPLIEVARTKTKPEALDALETWKKRHPDATAALHPADVMVDGMRGSSSLWYRVRVNLQHVPDAERPAQEELIADYDPWAGRSAS